In the genome of Vanacampus margaritifer isolate UIUO_Vmar chromosome 1, RoL_Vmar_1.0, whole genome shotgun sequence, one region contains:
- the camta1a gene encoding calmodulin-binding transcription activator 1 isoform X11, which translates to MENKIEDNQFRMSILERLEQMERRMAEMASHQQQSSAGSGGAGGGTGGTGGGGGGGGGGDSNSQTQCGSGPVQANSSFESRVVVVCEKMMSRACWAKSKHLIHSKTFRGMTLLHLAAGQGYATLIQTLIKWRTKHADSIDLELEVDPLNVDHFSCTPLMWACALGHLEAAVVLYKWDRRALAIPDSLGRLPLSIARSRGHTKLAECLEQLQREEQQPPAPLPPTTRMSFSPAPDTPATDSWMLSWANENVVAPGGKRGGPATTTTTSSNTSHNPDLRRPRSEPSSYYSSESQRDLPLAKKHKPNPQQFQTRPDKAMSVPLSLEQQQLHKLSSSPNSQSSENLDKTQSIGGSTGATRWTTRESFSSSNMARKGLGVGGSSNLGKEKLVTRLRQREQLGMLVMADRNMADTEMLSYRDDLENHDCLTQMDDLQANMMTLAEQIIEATPERIKREHFSSTDSLPVDTSGVNNTMNWLANYLGDVEQLPSILHLRSLYNDPLTPSSNPSLSPGGSPLGEGPLERPTLPSPADWSEFINASNSKVERDLAQLTLSDPEQRELYEAARLVQTAFRKYKGRPLREQQEVAAAVIQRCYKKYKQLTWIALKYALYKKMTQAAILIQSKFRSYYEQKKFQQSRRAAVLIQQYYRSYKEFGRLKPHHRGAAAALVQHKLRGSLLTKRQDQAARKIMRFLRRCRHSPLMDHRLFKRGERIEKGQGT; encoded by the exons ATAACCAGTTCAGAATGTCTATCCTGGAGCGCTTGGAGCAGATGGAGAGGAGGATGGCGGAGATGGCCAGCCACCAACAGCAGAGCAGTGCAGGGAGTGGTGGAGCTGGTGGAGGAACAGGAGGAACcggtggaggaggggggggcggCGGAGGGGGAGACAGCAACAGCCAGACTCAG TGCGGCTCTGGCCCAGTGCAGGCCAACAGCTCGTTCGAGAGCCGTGTCGTTGTGGTTTGCGAGAAGATGATGAGCAGAGCTTGTTGGGCCAAGTCCAAACATTTAATCCACTCCAAGACTTTCCGAGGCATGACGCTCCTTCACCTGGCTGCAGGCCAGGGCTACGCCACCCTGATCCAGACGCTCATCAAGTGGCG CACCAAGCATGCTGATAGTATTGATCTGGAGTTAGAAGTGGACCCTCTCAATGTGGATCACTTCTCCTGCACACCTCTG ATGTGGGCATGTGCGCTGGGTCACCTGGAAGCAGCTGTGGTCCTGTACAAATGGGATAGGCGGGCCCTTGCGATTCCGGATTCTTTGGGCCGTCTACCTCTTTCCATTGCCCGCTCACGTGGTCATACCAAATTGGCTGAATGTCTGGAGCAACTGCAGAGGGAGGAGCAACAGCCACCAGCTCCACTCCCCCCCACAACTCGCATGTCTTTCTCACCAGCGCCCGACACCCCCGCTACAGACAGCTGGATGCTCAGCTGGGCGAACGAGAATGTAGTAGCACCCGGTGGCAAGAGAGGAGGTCCCGCTACGACGACAACTACATCCAGTAACACCAGCCACAATCCAG ACTTGAGGAGGCCCAGGTCAGAGCCTTCAAGCTACTACAGCAGCGAGAGCCAAAGAGACCTCCCGCTAGCGAAAAAGCATAAACCCAACCCACAGCAGTTTCAGACGCGGCCCGACAAGGCCATGTCTGTTCCTCTTAGcctggagcagcagcagctccaCAAGCTGTCCTCGAGCCCCAACAGCCAGTCATCAGAGAACCTGGACAAGACTCAGTCTATAGGAGGTAGCACGGGGGCAACCAGATGGACCACCAGGGAGAGTTTCTCCAGCAGCAACATGGCGAGGAAAGGCCTGGGGGTCGGCGGAAGCAGCAATTTGGGGAAGGAAAAGCTCGTCACCCGGTTACGCCAGCGGGAACAGCTCGGTATGCTGGTCATGGCAGACAGAAACATGGCTGACACAGAAATGTTATCCTATCGCGATGATCTTGAGAATCACGACTGTCTCACGCAGATGGATGACCTACAG GCAAATATGATGACTCTGGCTGAGCAGATCATCGAAGCAACACCGGAGAGGATCAAGAGGGAGCACTTTTCTTCGACAGACTCTTTGCCAGTAGACACATCAGGGGTTAACAACACCATGAACTGGCTGGCCAACTACCTGGGAGATGTTGAGCAGCTGCCCAGCATCTTACACTTACG ATCTCTATATAATGACCCCTTGACCCCATCGTCCAACCCCAGCCTGAGTCCTGGGGGTTCCCCACTGGGAGAGGGGCCCTTGGAGAGGCCCACGCTTCCATCACCGGCAGACTGGAGTGAGTTCATCAATGCTTCCAATAGCAAGGTGGAGAGAGACCTGGCCCAGCTAACTCTGTCCGATCCAGAACAAAGAGAGCTGTACGAAGCTGCCCGTCTAGTTCAAACTGCCTTCCGCAAGTACAAG GGGCGGCCGCTTCGAGAGCAACAGGAAGTAGCTGCTGCTGTTATTCAGCGTTGTTACAAGAAATACAAACAG CTTACATGGATAGCCTTGAAG TATGCACTTTATAAGAAGATGACGCAGGCCGCCATCCTTATCCAGAGTAAATTCCGAAGCTACTACGAGCAGAAGAAGTTCCAGCAGAGCAGGAGGGCCGCCGTGCTCATTCAGCAATACTACCGCAGCTACAAGGAGTTTGGCAGGCTCAAGCCTCACCACCGTGGGGCGGCCGCTGCCCTGGTGCAGCACAAATTGAG AGGTAGTCTGCTCACAAAGAGGCAGGATCAAGCCGCCAGGAAGATCATGAGGTTTCTGCGTCGCTGCCGCCATAG CCCCTTGATGGACCATAGACTGTTCAAGCGG ggtGAAAGAATTGAAAAGGGCCAGGGAACATGA